Proteins encoded in a region of the Populus alba chromosome 13, ASM523922v2, whole genome shotgun sequence genome:
- the LOC118060965 gene encoding pre-mRNA-splicing factor 38 yields the protein MANRTDPTAKNIRGTNPQNLVEKILRSKIYQHTYWKEQCFGLTAETLVDKAMELDHLGGTYGGNRKPTPFMCLVMKMLQIQPEKDIVVEFIKNEDYKYVRVLGAFYLRLTGTDIDVYRYLEPLYNDYRKLRKKLTDGKFALTHMDEVIDELLTKDYSCDIAMPRIKKRWTLETLAALEPRKSVLEDDFEEEEEREENEQLEGLDNGADERDYYHERSPARERERDRDRDRDRRRDSHRHRDRDYDRDYDKDYDRERGRGRERDRDRDRDRYRLRDERDYGHDREREREREGRERERRDRDRGRRRSHSRSRSRDRKRHAHSSSPKRRGDGAEEPKKKKKKEKKERKDDGTDHPDPEIAEANKLRAALGLKPLK from the exons ATGGCGAATCGAACAGATCCAACAGCGAAGAACATAAGAGGGACAAACCCACAAAACCTAGTAGAGAAAATCCTGCGGTCCAAAATCTATCAACACACGTACTGGAAAGAACAATGTTTTGGGTTAACTGCAGAGACTTTGGTCGATAAAGCGATGGAACTCGATCACTTAGGTGGTACTTACGGTGGAAATCGTAAGCCGACGCCGTTTATGTGTTTGGTCATGAAGATGTTGCAAATTCAACCTGAGAAAGATATTGTTGTTGAATTCATTAAAAACGAAGATTACAA ATATGTGCGTGTGCTTGGTGCTTTTTATCTGCGACTTACTGGGACTGATATTGATGTGTATCGTTACCTAGAGCCTTTGTATAATGACTATCGAAAGTTGAGGAAAAAACTAACTGATGGGA AATTTGCATTGACACACATGGATGAAGTTATCGACGAGCTCTTGACAAAAGATTATTCTTGTGACATTGCTATGCCCCGTATTAAGAAAAG ATGGACTCTTGAAACACTTGCTGCACTTGAACCTAGAAAGAGTGTGTTGGAAGACGATtttgaagaagaggaagagcgAGAAGAGAATGAGCAACTAGAGGGATTAGACAATGGTGCTGATGAACGG GACTACTACCATGAGAGAAGTCCTgcaagggaaagggaaagggatCGGGATCGGGATCGGGATAGAAGACGTGATAGTCACAGACATAG GGATCGTGACTATGATAGAGATTATGACAAAGACTATGATAGGGAGCGTGGACgtggaagagagagagacaggGACAGAGACAGGGATCGCTATCGTTTGAGAGATGAAAGAGATTATGGTCATGACCGGGAAcgagaaagagaaagggaaggCAGGGAGCGTGAAAGACGAGATAGGGACCGTGGCAGGCGGAGGAGTCATTCAAGGAGCCGAAGTCGGGATCGTAAAAGACATGCCCACAGCAGTAGTCCTAAAAGGCGCGGAGATGGAGCAGAAGagccaaagaagaagaagaagaaggaaaagaaggaaaggaaagatgATGGTACGGACCACCCTGATCCGGAGATTGCTGAAGCTAATAAGCTCCGAGCAGCCCTTGGGTTGAAACCACTTAAATGA